A portion of the Luxibacter massiliensis genome contains these proteins:
- the rpmG gene encoding 50S ribosomal protein L33, whose product MRTRITLECTECKHRNYNMTKDKKAHPDRMETKKYCKFCKSHTLHKETK is encoded by the coding sequence GTGCGCACAAGAATCACATTGGAATGTACAGAATGCAAGCATCGTAATTACAACATGACCAAGGATAAGAAAGCTCATCCTGACCGCATGGAGACTAAGAAGTATTGTAAGTTCTGTAAATCACACACACTGCACAAGGAAACGAAATAG
- the rplA gene encoding 50S ribosomal protein L1, which yields MKRGKKYIEAAKLIDRSNLYEKAEAVALVKKSAVAKFDETIEAHIRTGCDGRHADQQIRGAVVLPHGTGKKVRILVFAKDAKAEEAKAAGADYVGGDELIPKIQNEGWLEFDVVVATPDMMGVVGRLGRVLGPKGLMPNPKAGTVTMDVTKAVNDIKAGKIEYRLDKTNIIHVPIGKASFTEEQLADNFQTLIDAIIKARPAAVKGQYLRSVALTSTMGPSVKINPLKLV from the coding sequence ATGAAACGAGGAAAAAAATATATTGAAGCTGCAAAACTTATCGATAGAAGTAATCTGTACGAAAAGGCAGAAGCAGTTGCATTAGTAAAGAAATCAGCAGTAGCAAAGTTTGACGAGACGATTGAAGCTCATATCAGAACAGGCTGTGACGGACGTCACGCTGACCAGCAGATCCGCGGCGCAGTAGTTTTGCCCCACGGAACAGGCAAAAAGGTTCGTATCCTTGTATTTGCTAAGGACGCCAAGGCAGAAGAAGCCAAGGCAGCAGGCGCAGATTATGTAGGAGGGGACGAACTGATTCCCAAGATTCAAAATGAAGGATGGCTTGAATTTGATGTTGTTGTTGCCACACCGGACATGATGGGCGTTGTGGGACGGCTTGGCCGCGTGCTCGGGCCAAAAGGCCTGATGCCCAACCCGAAAGCTGGGACAGTTACAATGGATGTGACAAAAGCTGTCAATGACATTAAGGCTGGTAAGATTGAGTATAGATTGGATAAGACAAACATCATCCATGTGCCGATTGGTAAAGCTTCCTTTACCGAAGAACAGTTAGCGGACAACTTCCAGACGCTTATCGATGCAATCATCAAGGCGAGGCCGGCGGCTGTAAAAGGTCAGTATCTCAGAAGTGTTGCACTGACATCTACAATGGGGCCCAGCGTGAAAATCAATCCATTGAAGCTTGTTTAG
- the nusG gene encoding transcription termination/antitermination protein NusG gives MSEAKWYVVHTYSGYENKVKANIDKTIENRHLEDQILEVRVPMQEVVELKNGVQKASQKKMFPGYVMIHMLMNDDTWYVVRNTRGVTGFVGPGSKPVPLEEDEMNALGIKQENMIVDFKVGDVVTVLSGAWEGTVGAIQSMNEQKQSLSINVELFGRETPVELGFSEVKKMD, from the coding sequence ATGTCAGAGGCAAAATGGTATGTAGTTCATACCTATTCCGGGTATGAAAATAAAGTAAAAGCTAATATTGATAAGACAATTGAGAATCGTCATTTGGAGGATCAGATTCTGGAAGTCAGGGTTCCTATGCAGGAAGTGGTTGAGCTAAAGAATGGCGTCCAGAAAGCGAGCCAGAAAAAGATGTTCCCGGGATATGTCATGATCCATATGCTTATGAATGATGACACATGGTATGTAGTCAGAAACACCAGAGGAGTGACAGGATTTGTAGGCCCCGGATCTAAACCGGTCCCACTTGAGGAAGACGAGATGAATGCACTTGGAATTAAGCAGGAGAATATGATAGTCGACTTTAAAGTGGGCGATGTCGTGACCGTGCTAAGCGGAGCATGGGAGGGGACTGTGGGAGCTATTCAGTCAATGAACGAGCAGAAACAGAGCCTGTCTATTAATGTAGAGCTGTTTGGCCGCGAGACACCGGTTGAACTTGGTTTCTCAGAAGTAAAAAAGATGGATTAA
- the rplK gene encoding 50S ribosomal protein L11, translating into MAKKVEGYIKLQIPAGKATPAPPVGPALGQHGVNIVEFTKQFNARTADQGDLIIPVVITVYNDRSFSFVTKTPPAAVLIKKACNIKSGSGVPNKNKVATITKAQLEEIAKTKMPDLNAATVEAAVSMIAGTCRSMGVSIEE; encoded by the coding sequence ATGGCAAAAAAAGTAGAAGGTTACATTAAATTACAGATTCCAGCTGGCAAAGCGACTCCGGCACCACCGGTAGGCCCTGCACTTGGACAGCACGGCGTGAATATCGTTGAATTCACAAAGCAGTTTAATGCAAGGACAGCTGACCAGGGAGATCTGATTATTCCTGTTGTTATTACCGTTTATAATGACAGAAGCTTCAGTTTCGTGACAAAGACACCGCCGGCAGCAGTTTTGATTAAGAAAGCATGTAACATCAAATCAGGCTCAGGTGTGCCTAATAAGAATAAAGTGGCTACAATTACAAAGGCTCAGTTAGAAGAAATTGCTAAAACAAAAATGCCTGACTTAAATGCTGCAACAGTAGAAGCAGCTGTCAGCATGATTGCGGGCACATGCCGTTCCATGGGCGTATCTATAGAAGAGTAG
- the rplJ gene encoding 50S ribosomal protein L10: protein MAKVELKQPIVQAISEEIKDAQSVVLVDYRGLTVAQDTELRKQLREAGIVYKVYKNTMMKRAFEGTEFEGLQECLEGPSAIAISKDDATAPARIICKFAKTADKLELKGGVVEGTVYDVAGLTELSKIPSREELLSKLLGSIQSPITNLARVLNQIAEQGGPSASEEVSAEAGAGEAAAEAAETSAE, encoded by the coding sequence GTGGCAAAAGTTGAATTAAAACAACCAATCGTACAGGCAATCTCAGAAGAGATCAAAGATGCCCAGTCAGTAGTTCTTGTTGATTACCGCGGCTTAACGGTAGCGCAGGATACAGAGCTCCGTAAGCAGCTCAGAGAAGCAGGGATCGTTTATAAAGTTTACAAGAACACAATGATGAAGAGAGCCTTTGAGGGAACTGAATTTGAAGGACTTCAGGAATGCCTGGAAGGGCCAAGCGCCATTGCGATTTCAAAGGATGATGCAACAGCTCCGGCCAGGATTATCTGTAAGTTTGCAAAGACTGCAGACAAGCTTGAATTAAAAGGCGGTGTAGTTGAAGGCACTGTATATGATGTTGCAGGCTTGACAGAACTCTCCAAGATTCCTTCAAGGGAAGAGCTTCTCTCCAAATTGCTTGGAAGTATACAGTCACCAATTACCAACCTTGCACGTGTCCTTAACCAGATTGCAGAGCAGGGCGGCCCGTCAGCTTCTGAGGAGGTTTCAGCAGAGGCAGGCGCAGGAGAGGCTGCTGCTGAGGCGGCAGAGACATCCGCTGAATAG
- a CDS encoding L-ribulose-5-phosphate 4-epimerase, producing MLEQLKREVYEANMLLPKYGLVTFTWGNVSGLDKESNLFVIKPSGVDYEALTPDDMVVVDLEGKKVEGKYNPSSDTATHVELYKAFPDIGGIVHTHSSWATSWAQAGRGIPCYGTTHADYMYGEIPCVRNLTKAEIDEGYEKNTGVLIVEHFKNQDYISMPAVLCKNHGPFTWGKDAAQAVHNAVVLEEVAKMASRCEMIHPHVQPAPQELQDKHYYRKHGANAYYGQ from the coding sequence ATGTTAGAACAATTGAAGCGGGAGGTATACGAAGCAAACATGCTGCTTCCCAAATACGGACTGGTTACATTTACATGGGGGAATGTCAGTGGACTGGATAAGGAGTCGAATCTGTTTGTAATTAAACCCAGCGGCGTAGATTATGAGGCGCTTACCCCAGATGACATGGTAGTTGTGGATCTGGAGGGCAAGAAGGTGGAGGGGAAATATAACCCATCCTCCGACACAGCCACACATGTTGAATTATACAAAGCGTTTCCTGATATTGGAGGGATTGTACATACACATTCTTCCTGGGCCACCAGCTGGGCGCAGGCAGGGCGGGGGATCCCCTGCTACGGCACTACCCATGCAGACTACATGTATGGTGAAATACCATGCGTGAGAAATCTGACAAAGGCCGAGATTGATGAGGGATATGAGAAAAATACTGGTGTGCTTATAGTAGAACACTTTAAAAACCAGGACTATATTTCCATGCCTGCTGTTTTATGCAAAAACCATGGGCCTTTTACCTGGGGGAAGGATGCGGCCCAGGCCGTGCATAATGCGGTAGTTTTGGAGGAAGTGGCCAAAATGGCCTCCCGCTGTGAGATGATTCATCCGCATGTGCAGCCTGCGCCCCAGGAGCTGCAGGATAAGCACTATTATAGAAAACACGGGGCCAATGCCTATTATGGACAATAA
- the rplL gene encoding 50S ribosomal protein L7/L12: MAKLTTAEMIEAIKELSVLELNELVKACEEEFGVSAAAGVVVAAAAGDGAGAAEEKDEFDVELVAAGASKVKVIKAVREITGLGLKEAKELVDGAPKVVKEAVSKAEAEEIKAKLEGEGAEVNLK, from the coding sequence ATGGCTAAATTGACAACAGCTGAAATGATTGAAGCAATCAAAGAATTATCAGTATTAGAATTAAATGAGTTAGTAAAAGCTTGTGAAGAAGAATTTGGTGTGTCTGCAGCAGCAGGCGTTGTAGTTGCAGCAGCAGCCGGAGACGGAGCAGGCGCAGCAGAAGAGAAGGATGAGTTTGACGTAGAATTAGTTGCAGCAGGCGCTTCTAAGGTTAAGGTAATTAAAGCTGTACGCGAGATCACAGGACTTGGCTTAAAGGAAGCTAAGGAGTTAGTTGACGGGGCTCCAAAGGTAGTTAAGGAAGCTGTTTCTAAGGCAGAGGCTGAGGAGATCAAGGCTAAACTGGAAGGCGAAGGGGCAGAAGTAAACCTGAAATAA
- a CDS encoding GntR family transcriptional regulator, translating into MTEERVKYKEIAEWIMEEVNQGHIRTGERIYSENELVSMFRVSRQTARHAVSVLERRGIVKRRRGSGTYVRGIERLGAPSGVRTMRIAVMTTYIDEYIFPSMIKEIEKCLSGKGYALQIAFTNNTVEKERMILKGFLKGGEVDGIIAEPTKSGLPTPNLNIYRELASQGIPVLFINSYYSGIQAVHVGMDDFMAGRIVTEHLIQCGHKKIAGIFKGDDGQGHRRYAGYADALMARDIKVIGERIAWVDTCQVREMGEDAPRYLRRILGCTACVCYNDEVANKLVGICKEGGIRIPEDLSIVGIDNSDLAGRCEIPLTSAQNPVKELASAAAFKILEMLEKGGDVESVELQPKLIIRKSVRLLDELEELGSRL; encoded by the coding sequence ATGACGGAGGAGCGGGTAAAATATAAAGAAATAGCAGAATGGATTATGGAAGAAGTGAATCAGGGGCATATCCGTACAGGGGAAAGAATTTATTCTGAAAATGAGCTGGTATCCATGTTCCGTGTCAGCAGGCAGACAGCACGTCATGCGGTGTCAGTTCTGGAGCGGCGGGGGATTGTGAAAAGGAGGCGCGGAAGCGGCACTTATGTGAGAGGGATTGAAAGACTGGGTGCGCCTTCCGGGGTTAGGACCATGCGCATTGCCGTTATGACAACTTATATAGATGAGTATATTTTTCCAAGTATGATCAAGGAAATAGAAAAGTGCCTGTCGGGTAAAGGGTATGCACTGCAGATTGCTTTTACTAATAATACAGTAGAAAAGGAACGTATGATTCTTAAAGGGTTTTTGAAAGGCGGCGAAGTGGACGGTATTATTGCGGAACCAACAAAGAGCGGCCTGCCTACGCCCAACTTGAATATTTACAGAGAATTGGCCAGTCAAGGAATTCCTGTGTTATTTATAAACAGCTATTATTCTGGGATTCAAGCAGTGCATGTGGGCATGGATGATTTTATGGCAGGGCGAATCGTCACAGAGCACCTGATCCAGTGCGGGCATAAAAAGATTGCAGGGATATTTAAAGGGGATGACGGCCAGGGACATAGAAGATATGCGGGATATGCAGATGCTCTGATGGCCAGGGACATCAAGGTGATAGGGGAGCGGATTGCCTGGGTTGATACCTGCCAGGTGAGAGAGATGGGGGAAGACGCCCCCCGTTATCTCAGGCGTATATTGGGATGTACGGCCTGTGTGTGTTATAATGACGAGGTGGCAAACAAGCTGGTTGGAATCTGCAAAGAAGGGGGAATCCGTATTCCAGAGGATTTGTCTATCGTTGGGATTGATAATTCTGATCTGGCCGGACGGTGTGAGATTCCCCTCACATCTGCACAGAATCCAGTTAAAGAGCTGGCATCGGCTGCCGCTTTTAAGATTCTGGAGATGCTGGAAAAAGGCGGGGATGTGGAGAGCGTTGAACTCCAGCCTAAATTGATTATCAGGAAATCGGTCAGATTGCTGGATGAATTAGAAGAGCTTGGAAGCAGGCTGTAA
- the araA gene encoding L-arabinose isomerase, which yields MKRKQYKFWFCTGSQDLYGDECLAHVAEHSKRIVEALNGSDSIPYEVVWKPTLITNELIRKTFNEANMDEDCAGVITWMHTFSPAKSWILGLQEYRKPLLHLHTQFNQEIPYDTIDMDFMNENQSAHGDREYGHIFSRLGMERKVVVGFWGDKSVQGKIGSWMRTGVGVIESSHVRVMRIADNMRNVAVTEGDKVEAQIKFGWEIDAYPVNEIAEAVAGVSQGDINTLVEEYYDKYEIITEGRDEKEFREHVAVQAGIELGFEKFLTEKNYQAIVTHFGDLGSLKQLPGLAIQRLMEKGYGFGGEGDWKTAAMVRIMKIMTEGMKDAKGTSFMEDYTYNLIPGKEGILQAHMLEVCPTIADGPISIKEQPLSMGDREDPARLVFTAKEGPAVATSLIDLGDRFRLIINDVNCKKTEKPMPKLPVATAFWTPEPDLATGAEAWILAGGAHHTAFSYDLTSEQMGDWAAAMGIEAVYIDKDTKIRQFKNELLWNEAVFRK from the coding sequence ATGAAAAGGAAGCAGTATAAATTCTGGTTTTGTACAGGTTCACAGGACTTATACGGGGATGAGTGCCTTGCCCATGTCGCCGAGCATTCTAAGCGGATTGTGGAGGCGCTGAATGGGTCTGATTCTATTCCCTATGAGGTGGTGTGGAAGCCTACATTAATTACCAACGAGCTGATCAGAAAGACGTTTAATGAAGCGAACATGGATGAGGATTGTGCAGGCGTCATAACATGGATGCACACTTTTTCACCTGCAAAGTCATGGATTCTGGGACTTCAGGAATACCGCAAGCCGCTGCTCCATCTGCACACACAGTTTAACCAGGAGATTCCCTACGATACTATTGACATGGATTTCATGAATGAGAATCAGTCTGCCCATGGTGACAGGGAGTATGGCCATATCTTCAGCCGCCTGGGAATGGAGCGGAAGGTCGTTGTGGGGTTCTGGGGCGACAAATCGGTGCAGGGCAAAATTGGATCTTGGATGCGCACTGGCGTGGGGGTTATTGAGAGCAGCCATGTACGTGTGATGCGTATAGCAGATAATATGAGAAATGTAGCCGTGACAGAGGGTGATAAAGTAGAGGCCCAGATTAAATTTGGATGGGAGATAGACGCCTACCCGGTAAATGAGATTGCAGAGGCCGTGGCAGGAGTCTCTCAGGGGGACATCAATACCCTTGTGGAAGAGTACTACGATAAATATGAGATCATAACCGAGGGGAGAGACGAGAAAGAGTTCAGGGAGCATGTGGCAGTACAGGCGGGGATCGAGCTTGGGTTTGAGAAATTCCTTACTGAAAAAAACTACCAGGCAATTGTGACCCATTTCGGGGACTTGGGAAGCCTGAAACAGCTTCCGGGACTGGCAATCCAACGGTTGATGGAAAAAGGATATGGCTTTGGCGGTGAGGGGGACTGGAAAACTGCCGCTATGGTACGTATAATGAAGATTATGACCGAGGGTATGAAGGATGCCAAAGGGACTTCTTTCATGGAGGATTATACTTATAACCTGATACCGGGGAAAGAAGGGATTCTTCAGGCCCATATGCTGGAAGTATGCCCCACAATAGCAGACGGGCCTATCAGCATCAAAGAGCAGCCTTTGAGTATGGGCGACAGAGAGGATCCCGCACGTTTAGTGTTTACAGCAAAAGAAGGGCCGGCAGTGGCCACATCACTGATAGACTTAGGAGATAGATTCCGCCTGATTATAAATGATGTAAATTGTAAGAAAACAGAGAAGCCTATGCCTAAGCTGCCAGTGGCAACAGCATTCTGGACGCCGGAGCCTGATTTGGCCACAGGGGCCGAGGCATGGATCCTGGCAGGAGGCGCCCACCATACCGCGTTCTCCTATGACCTGACCTCTGAACAGATGGGAGACTGGGCGGCGGCCATGGGAATTGAGGCGGTATATATCGATAAGGACACGAAAATCCGCCAATTTAAAAATGAACTTTTATGGAATGAGGCGGTATTCAGAAAATAA
- the secE gene encoding preprotein translocase subunit SecE, with product MSENTAKTQKKSWLKGLQAEFKKISWADRKTLVKQTTAVVTVSILLGALISVIDALLKYGIDLLVK from the coding sequence ATGAGTGAGAATACAGCTAAAACTCAGAAGAAGAGCTGGCTTAAGGGACTTCAGGCAGAGTTTAAGAAGATCTCATGGGCAGACAGGAAAACACTTGTAAAACAGACAACGGCAGTTGTGACAGTATCTATACTTCTGGGGGCACTGATTTCGGTGATTGACGCGCTTCTGAAGTATGGAATTGACCTGTTGGTGAAGTAA
- the rpoB gene encoding DNA-directed RNA polymerase subunit beta, with the protein MEKNRIRPITNGKSSRMSYSRQKEVLEMPNLIEVQKDSYQWFLDEGLKEVFDDISPISDFSGHLSLEFVDFTLCEDDVKYTIEECKERDATYAAPLKVRVRLYNKDNDEINEHEIFMGDLPLMTKTGTFVINGAERVIVSQLVRSPGIYYGIAHDKLGKELYSSTVIPNRGAWLEYETDSNDVFYVRVDRTRKVPITVLIRALGIGTNAEILDLFGEEPKILASFGKDVAENYQEGLLELYKKIRPGEPLAVDSAESLITSMFFDSRRYDLAKVGRYKFNKKLALKNRIKGQRVAEDVVSPLTGEVVAEKGTVVTRELADKIQNAAVPYLWVEGEEDSRNIKILSNMMVDLQAVVDIDPKEVGVTEQVYYPVLEGLLEETGGDIEELKHAIRRDIHDLIPKHITKEDILASINYNIHLEYRMGNDDDIDHLGNRRIRAVGELLQNQYRIGLSRLERVVRERMTTQDQEGISPQSLINIKPVTAAVKEFFGSSQLSQFMDQNNPLGELTHKRRLSALGPGGLSRDRAGFEVRDVHYSHYGRMCPIETPEGPNIGLINSLATYARINEYGFVEAPYRKIDKTNPDNPIVTDEVVYMTADEEDNYHVAQANEPLDENGHFLHKNVSGRYREETQEYERSKFDYMDVSPKMVFSVATALIPFLENDDANRALMGSNMQRQAVPLLTTEAPVVGTGMETKAAVDSGVCMVADRAGVVERSTSKDITIKHEDGTRKTYKLTKFLRSNQSNCYNQRPIVDKGERVEEGQVIADGPSTSSGEMALGKNPLIGFMTWEGYNYEDAVLLSERLVQDDVYTSVHIEEYEAEARDTKLGPEEITRDIPGVGDDALKDLDERGIIRIGAEVRAGDILVGKVTPKGETELTAEERLLRAIFGEKAREVRDTSLKVPHGEYGIVVDAKVFTRENGDELSPGVNQAVRIYIAQKRKISVGDKMAGRHGNKGVVSRVLPVEDMPYLPNGRPLDIVLNPLGVPSRMNIGQVLEIHLSLAAKALGFNISTPVFDGANEIDIMDTLDLANDYVNMEWEDFVKKHGDSLLPEVLDYLSENREHRALWKGVPLSRDGKVRLRDGRTGEFFDSPVTIGHMHYLKLHHLVDDKIHARSTGPYSLVTQQPLGGKAQFGGQRFGEMEVWALEAYGASYTLQEILTVKSDDVVGRVKTYEAIIKGENIPEPGIPESFKVLLKELQSLALDVRVLRDDNTEVEIMETVDYGETDLHSIIEGDRRYRDENESYGDHGFTEQEFVGEELENVEPEEEDFEEEGIDFEEFMDDEE; encoded by the coding sequence ATGGAGAAAAACAGAATTCGTCCCATCACAAACGGAAAAAGTTCACGCATGAGCTATTCCAGGCAAAAAGAAGTATTAGAGATGCCGAATCTTATTGAAGTCCAGAAAGACTCATACCAGTGGTTTCTGGATGAAGGACTGAAAGAGGTATTTGACGATATTTCCCCAATCTCTGATTTCAGCGGCCATCTGAGCCTGGAATTTGTTGATTTTACGCTTTGCGAGGATGACGTAAAGTACACAATTGAAGAGTGTAAAGAGCGTGATGCAACATACGCTGCACCTTTGAAGGTAAGGGTAAGGCTTTACAATAAGGACAACGATGAGATTAACGAGCATGAGATTTTCATGGGAGACCTTCCGCTTATGACGAAGACTGGTACCTTTGTAATCAATGGTGCTGAACGTGTTATCGTAAGCCAGCTGGTACGTTCACCTGGTATTTATTATGGAATTGCCCATGACAAGCTCGGAAAAGAACTTTATTCATCCACAGTCATTCCTAACCGGGGGGCATGGCTAGAATACGAAACAGACTCCAATGACGTTTTTTATGTACGTGTAGACAGAACAAGAAAAGTACCGATTACCGTTTTAATCCGTGCCCTTGGCATTGGGACAAATGCAGAAATCCTCGACCTGTTTGGGGAGGAGCCTAAAATCCTTGCAAGCTTCGGCAAAGACGTGGCCGAAAATTATCAGGAAGGTTTATTAGAGCTGTATAAAAAGATAAGGCCAGGGGAACCGCTCGCTGTAGACAGTGCGGAGAGCCTGATTACAAGTATGTTTTTTGACTCCAGACGTTATGACCTGGCGAAAGTTGGACGTTATAAGTTCAATAAGAAGTTAGCTTTAAAGAACCGTATTAAAGGCCAGAGAGTGGCAGAGGATGTGGTTAGCCCGCTGACTGGTGAGGTAGTAGCGGAAAAGGGGACAGTGGTTACAAGGGAATTGGCTGACAAAATTCAGAATGCAGCGGTGCCCTACCTGTGGGTAGAGGGGGAAGAAGATTCCCGCAATATCAAGATCCTGTCCAATATGATGGTAGATTTACAGGCTGTGGTTGATATAGACCCGAAAGAGGTAGGTGTCACAGAGCAGGTATATTATCCCGTTCTGGAGGGATTGTTAGAGGAGACTGGCGGTGATATTGAGGAACTCAAACATGCCATCAGAAGGGACATCCATGATCTGATACCAAAGCACATTACGAAGGAAGATATACTTGCTTCTATTAATTATAATATTCATCTGGAATACCGGATGGGCAATGACGATGACATTGACCATTTGGGGAACAGACGTATCCGGGCAGTGGGAGAACTCTTGCAGAACCAGTATAGAATCGGCTTATCCAGGCTGGAGAGAGTTGTCAGGGAGAGAATGACAACCCAGGATCAGGAGGGGATTTCTCCTCAGTCACTGATCAATATTAAACCTGTGACCGCCGCAGTTAAGGAATTCTTTGGATCTTCACAGCTGTCCCAGTTTATGGATCAGAATAACCCGCTTGGTGAGCTGACCCATAAAAGACGTCTGTCTGCCCTGGGGCCTGGAGGTCTTTCCAGGGACCGTGCAGGTTTTGAAGTCCGTGACGTCCACTATTCCCATTATGGAAGAATGTGCCCTATTGAGACGCCTGAAGGGCCTAACATCGGTTTGATCAACTCTCTTGCCACTTATGCAAGAATCAATGAGTACGGTTTTGTGGAAGCACCGTACCGGAAGATAGACAAAACCAATCCGGACAATCCGATTGTCACAGATGAAGTTGTGTATATGACCGCAGACGAAGAAGATAATTATCATGTTGCCCAGGCCAATGAACCTTTGGACGAGAACGGGCATTTCCTGCATAAGAATGTTTCAGGACGTTACCGGGAGGAAACTCAGGAATATGAGAGAAGCAAGTTTGACTATATGGATGTTTCTCCTAAGATGGTATTTTCCGTTGCCACAGCGCTGATCCCCTTCCTTGAGAATGACGACGCTAACCGTGCATTGATGGGATCTAACATGCAGCGTCAGGCAGTGCCCCTCCTCACAACGGAGGCCCCTGTAGTGGGCACCGGCATGGAGACAAAGGCGGCAGTTGACTCCGGGGTCTGCATGGTTGCCGACAGGGCAGGCGTGGTTGAGCGTTCCACATCCAAAGATATCACCATTAAGCATGAGGACGGGACAAGAAAGACTTATAAACTTACTAAGTTCTTAAGGAGTAACCAGAGCAACTGCTACAATCAGAGACCAATTGTAGATAAAGGCGAGAGGGTAGAGGAAGGACAAGTAATAGCTGACGGCCCCTCCACTTCAAGCGGGGAGATGGCTCTTGGCAAGAACCCTCTTATCGGTTTTATGACATGGGAAGGCTATAACTATGAGGATGCCGTTCTGCTCAGCGAGCGGCTGGTGCAGGACGATGTATATACGTCTGTGCATATCGAGGAATATGAGGCCGAAGCCAGAGATACTAAGTTAGGGCCTGAAGAAATCACAAGAGATATACCAGGCGTCGGAGATGATGCACTTAAAGATCTGGATGAAAGAGGGATCATCCGTATTGGAGCAGAGGTACGGGCAGGGGATATCCTAGTGGGCAAGGTGACGCCCAAAGGAGAGACAGAGCTAACTGCCGAGGAGCGGCTGCTGCGCGCCATTTTTGGCGAAAAGGCCCGTGAAGTAAGGGATACATCTCTGAAAGTCCCCCACGGTGAGTACGGTATTGTAGTGGATGCCAAAGTATTCACGAGGGAGAACGGGGATGAGCTGTCGCCAGGGGTGAATCAGGCGGTCCGTATTTATATTGCTCAAAAGAGAAAAATATCTGTTGGTGACAAGATGGCAGGGCGCCATGGCAACAAGGGTGTTGTTTCCCGTGTACTGCCTGTGGAAGATATGCCTTATCTGCCTAACGGGCGTCCTCTGGATATTGTCCTTAACCCTCTGGGAGTGCCTTCACGTATGAACATCGGACAGGTGTTGGAGATCCATTTAAGCCTGGCCGCAAAGGCGCTTGGGTTTAATATCTCCACGCCGGTATTTGACGGCGCCAATGAGATCGATATTATGGACACTCTTGACTTGGCTAATGATTATGTAAATATGGAATGGGAAGACTTTGTGAAGAAACATGGAGATTCTTTGCTTCCAGAGGTGCTTGACTATCTGTCAGAAAACAGGGAACACAGGGCGCTTTGGAAAGGCGTGCCTCTTTCCCGGGACGGTAAGGTGCGTCTGCGTGACGGCCGTACAGGAGAGTTCTTTGACAGTCCTGTAACGATCGGGCACATGCACTATCTGAAGCTCCACCATCTGGTAGATGATAAGATCCATGCACGTTCTACCGGCCCATACTCACTGGTAACACAGCAGCCCCTGGGCGGTAAGGCGCAGTTTGGCGGACAGCGTTTCGGAGAGATGGAGGTATGGGCCCTGGAGGCTTATGGGGCGTCTTACACTTTACAGGAAATCCTGACTGTGAAGTCAGACGATGTTGTAGGGCGTGTGAAGACCTATGAGGCAATCATCAAGGGAGAAAATATCCCGGAACCTGGTATCCCGGAATCTTTCAAGGTGCTCTTAAAAGAGCTGCAGTCCCTGGCTCTGGACGTACGTGTGCTGCGCGATGACAACACAGAGGTTGAGATTATGGAAACCGTCGATTACGGCGAGACAGACCTGCACTCTATTATTGAGGGCGACAG